The Paenibacillus yonginensis genome segment ACGATCCTCCTTCCAGTGAACGTGATAATCCGGAATTTCAGGAAAATTGGAGTCGCCGAGCAGCCCTTCATGTACAAAAGCGAGATGGCCGGCATCCAGAAAATTCTCCACCACACGCGGTCCGGCCCCATGCAAAACAAAGGGCGGAGCTTCTACCGTCCGGAAAGCGGGATCATCGAACTCTTCATAGAAAGGGACGGGCCTTCCGGTTTCTTCGGCGCTGCCGTCAAGATTGACCCAGACAATGCCGTATTTCTCGGTACAGGCGTATACGATCGCTTTAGCCTTTGGAGGGATGGTCTGCTGCGGGGGCTGCTGGGGGATCTTCACACACTTTCCGTCACTGCCGAAACGCCAGCCGTGGTAGGGACAAACGATACAATCGTCTGTCACCTTGCCAAAAGACAGCGGGGCGCCGCGGTGAATGCACAAATCCTTGAAAGCTTTAATCCCTGAAGAAGTACGGAATAACACAATCGCTTCCTCTAAAAGTGTAACCTTCACCGGTTTATCCGCAATATCACCGGCATAAGCAACAGCGATCCAATCCTTGATCAAGACGGGGTCCTGAATCATCCGTATTCCCTCCTTTTAAGATCATATCTGCCTTATAACTAACATCTTATGATACTTTATTACATGAAAAGAAAGTTTTTATCGTATATTACCTGCTTTTCTGGTTATTGGCTAATACATTTTATGTTGATCGGCGCAAAAGGATTCTTATCATTGTCAGGTAAACTGACACAAACACATTATGACGGTCAAAAAATATAGGACTAAACACGCCAAAAAAGGCCTCTCTCCGTTTCGGAAAGAGACCTTTAGCCGTTGTAGAGGTGCCACAGGAGGGAGGCACATCGTTCGGAGCTGCCTTTACCAGCGAATGCTGCGGATCAAGGCAATCAGCTGTTCCCGCTCAGCAGCAGGCAGCCTCCACTCCCGGACTTCGCTGACAATCCGCTCCAGATTCGTGTACCCTTTAGCCAGCCCGTTCAGCCGGGCAGACAACGTGGAGTCAAGCAGGGCTTCCATGGACGGATACACCGTGCGGAGTTTGTCCAGCGCATCCGGAAATCTAGCCAAATAATATTTCTGATGCCGTTCTTCCGCCGGATAAAAAACCTTGAAGGCTGCCACCTCGGTCCCCTCCGGCCGGCTGTCGCCGCGGGCCTTGCGCTCCTGCGCGACCCGGCTGATCGCTTCCCGCTGCCGCTCGCTTCGGGGCAGCAGCAGGGACAGATACTGCCGCCCTTTATAATCATTGATATTTACCGGATTATGATGATCCCAGAACAGGTTCAAAAGCTGATCATAAGTGATAACGGAAGGGTCAAACCTAATCTCTACCGATTCTGTATGGTCGCCCATTTGGTGATAAGTCGGCGCCTCAGCCGTGCCCCCGGCATAGCCGGTGCGGGTGCGCACTACGCCTGGCAGCTGACCAAACAAGGCTTCAGGGCTCCAGAAACACCCCATGCCAAAC includes the following:
- a CDS encoding aromatic ring-hydroxylating oxygenase subunit alpha, whose protein sequence is MIQDPVLIKDWIAVAYAGDIADKPVKVTLLEEAIVLFRTSSGIKAFKDLCIHRGAPLSFGKVTDDCIVCPYHGWRFGSDGKCVKIPQQPPQQTIPPKAKAIVYACTEKYGIVWVNLDGSAEETGRPVPFYEEFDDPAFRTVEAPPFVLHGAGPRVVENFLDAGHLAFVHEGLLGDSNFPEIPDYHVHWKEDRYVSDEIAIYADADGSGNYATLYYTYEILRPMTARLKKVNYENQQILSILFTVLPQDERKTTVFALVSRNYALYEPDSFFRDFQQKVIEQDAFIVENQKPEELPLDLQAELHLKADRVSIAYRKWLGELGVTYGSDVRGLR
- the msrA gene encoding peptide-methionine (S)-S-oxide reductase MsrA, which encodes MPETSRHFQLDQLEKRQSAKPGSEVPLETAVFGMGCFWSPEALFGQLPGVVRTRTGYAGGTAEAPTYHQMGDHTESVEIRFDPSVITYDQLLNLFWDHHNPVNINDYKGRQYLSLLLPRSERQREAISRVAQERKARGDSRPEGTEVAAFKVFYPAEERHQKYYLARFPDALDKLRTVYPSMEALLDSTLSARLNGLAKGYTNLERIVSEVREWRLPAAEREQLIALIRSIRW